The following are from one region of the Phyllostomus discolor isolate MPI-MPIP mPhyDis1 chromosome 9, mPhyDis1.pri.v3, whole genome shotgun sequence genome:
- the LOC114506980 gene encoding cyclin-dependent kinases regulatory subunit 2-like: MTHKQIYYSDKHFHEHYEYWHVMLSRELSKQVPKTHLMSEEEWRRLDVQQSLGWVQYMIHESEPYIFLF, from the coding sequence ATGACCCACAAACAGATCTACTATTCAGACAAACACTTCCATGAACACTATGAATACTGGCATGTCATGTTATCCAGAGAACTTTCCAAACAAGTACCCAAAACCCATCTGATGTCTGAAGAGGAGTGGAGGAGACTTGATGTCCAACAGAGTCTAGGATGGGTTCAGTATATGATTCATGAGTCAGaaccatatatttttctcttttga